Proteins encoded in a region of the Syntrophorhabdaceae bacterium genome:
- the idi gene encoding isopentenyl-diphosphate Delta-isomerase, producing MTDTLICVDEDDRVVGFEEKDPCHLHPTKLHRAFSIFIFNSRGEMLIHRRSLGKKTWPGFWTNACCSHPRKGESLETATVRRLREELGFETAVVRLFSFHYSVDYDGRYGENEIDHVFLGVYDGAVDPDPEEVDEWRFITPVDLAEEIASDPGRFTPWFKIAAPRVLEIRAKQVSS from the coding sequence ATGACGGATACTCTGATTTGTGTGGATGAAGATGACCGGGTTGTGGGGTTTGAGGAGAAGGATCCCTGTCATCTTCATCCCACGAAGCTTCACAGGGCTTTTTCTATTTTTATCTTTAACTCCCGGGGGGAGATGCTGATCCATCGCAGGAGTCTTGGGAAGAAAACATGGCCTGGATTCTGGACCAATGCGTGCTGTTCTCATCCGAGAAAAGGTGAATCCCTCGAGACCGCCACAGTACGGCGGCTCCGGGAGGAGTTGGGATTCGAGACGGCTGTGGTGCGGCTTTTTTCCTTTCATTATAGCGTTGATTATGATGGGAGGTATGGGGAGAACGAGATCGACCATGTCTTTCTGGGTGTCTATGACGGAGCGGTCGACCCGGACCCGGAAGAGGTTGACGAGTGGCGGTTTATCACTCCCGTCGACCTGGCGGAAGAGATCGCGTCCGATCCCGGGCGCTTCACCCCCTGGTTCAAAATCGCTGCGCCCAGGGTATTGGAGATAAGGGCAAAACAGGTATCGTCTTAA